Proteins encoded in a region of the Drosophila gunungcola strain Sukarami chromosome 3L unlocalized genomic scaffold, Dgunungcola_SK_2 000005F, whole genome shotgun sequence genome:
- the LOC128259015 gene encoding uncharacterized protein LOC128259015 encodes MDNFERAKKLHEEAGVPPGGIKRCCCNCRRKLDPYQLFDDNVEDIAKSLAQIMLICGLSTSKSCAAKSIIKRAFVYHERLRTTCPPAVAPGTRLHREDLLQALRLKCEMEPVEAMLTYSIIKRAFKAFYHGKPQVSISNPIVDAMAVHTQQAAWMHAAHKTSRIFDNYKAAFFWAHKHYERQINLVYASLYQRMTTRSNPLLVPGCPCKGCSKQEVPGHPKAGQRPMKKIKLSEDANLPEPCILCGLQVPRMEKGDDVKIRRKPPRPIVNHEVNLPRCQQCNSPFLICECNIDQLTGEQFGECGQDSYKVKWYRLEEPVPISQPIANHKLNGEGEEEDTSFAEVMEPPEDWDNHHCPLDCKHDSCSESSNVCHATSSSGSSSHSDFASCLDGEGEEDVVAQLEDYLNKLWAEEVAQRKNPSYVPRAIEPPGPRCTRCKA; translated from the coding sequence ATGGACAATTTTGAAAGGGCAAAGAAGCTGCATGAAGAGGCAGGAGTTCCTCCTGGGGGCATAAAACGCTGTTGCTGCAACTGCAGAAGAAAGCTGGATCCCTACCAGCTCTTCGATGACAACGTGGAGGACATAGCCAAGAGTCTGGCTCAGATAATGCTGATTTGCGGTCTTAGTACAAGCAAATCTTGTGCAGCAAAGTCTATAATCAAGAGGGCCTTCGTTTACCATGAGCGATTGCGCACCACCTGTCCACCGGCTGTAGCTCCAGGGACTCGTTTGCATCGCGAGGATTTGCTGCAGGCTCTGCGCCTAAAGTGTGAAATGGAACCCGTGGAGGCGATGCTCACCTATTCGATCATCAAGAGGGCCTTCAAGGCCTTCTATCATGGCAAGCCACAGGTGAGCATTAGTAATCCCATAGTGGATGCCATGGCGGTGCACACCCAGCAGGCTGCTTGGATGCATGCTGCCCACAAAACCTCGAGAATCTTCGACAACTACAAGGCGGCCTTCTTCTGGGCCCACAAACACTACGAGCGGCAGATCAATCTGGTGTACGCTTCGCTCTACCAGCGGATGACCACCAGATCGAATCCTCTCCTGGTGCCGGGATGCCCCTGCAAGGGCTGCTCCAAGCAGGAGGTTCCCGGTCATCCCAAGGCTGGCCAGAGGCCCATGAAGAAGATCAAGCTTTCGGAGGATGCCAATCTACCGGAACCCTGCATCCTTTGTGGCCTGCAAGTGCCGCGAATGGAGAAGGGTGATGATGTGAAGATCAGGCGGAAACCACCGCGACCCATAGTCAACCATGAGGTCAACCTGCCCAGATGCCAGCAGTGCAACTCTCCCTTCCTGATTTGCGAATGCAATATCGATCAGTTGACTGGCGAGCAATTCGGGGAATGTGGACAGGACTCTTACAAGGTCAAGTGGTATCGTCTGGAGGAACCAGTGCCCATTTCACAACCCATAGCTAACCACAAATTGAATGGCGAAGGAGAGGAGGAGGACACCAGTTTTGCGGAGGTGATGGAACCTCCAGAGGACTGGGACAATCACCACTGTCCCCTCGACTGCAAACACGACTCCTGCAGCGAGTCCTCGAATGTGTGCCATGCCACCTCGTCATCCGGATCTTCTTCGCACAGTGACTTTGCCAGCTGCTTGGACGGTGAAGGAGAGGAGGACGTGGTGGCCCAGCTGGAGGATTACCTCAACAAACTGTGGGCCGAGGAGGTGGCTCAAAGGAAGAATCCGTCTTATGTGCCACGGGCTATCGAACCTCCCGGTCCGAGGTGCACGAGGTGCAAGGCCTAA
- the LOC128259410 gene encoding cohesin subunit SA-1, with the protein MSNLSTEMDLSDSKVAEQQTSFQKEEPSGENPEPAPPKTLLQCVLDNNQHHEKLISRWVIFYMETPTAALLELMQFVVEASGSHYQIPKDSPMPFSYKDILMASTAKFQSVSMYYPLVMKKAKSFASNVIGFLEALLKTLGATPIILDNMFLGEFTGFLIACSESTIRPFRHTSTLIGLKIMTILSELNSVESGSLGTLWMRMFNCLFLDRCQDVVNDIRLLCLHELGEWFSRYPNCHLHPHRLRFFFEALQDCSVEVKQCCLENISQLSLNEDLRPMCLELGGEFSEQLRTIAVDRENPMGVQSLRILTDCYEFSPEILNDADFRMLEQLMLASNRGLAQAAAKLFIMRRMGTEGDCFSRKIRPLLEFFVDESQHEHAAYLVDSLFEDCETVLNWEPMIEMLIQDQDPNLTEVESSALIEILSRGAKQAITGEIPPGRYTEDLKRDPMPGAQEKATRLLAPVFPDLLEKYDKRSEDLENLLELPQLFSLEYYQQDDKLGELHKLMDQIATIIFVHIENRVLRTAAHTLEVLHEMPSTRAHIKELLNNAVTNYRIALRSWQASYGMSNSSSLSPSSFSSSSSKKSPQSRARRLLTTLRLVSALYGRFNLSDWKLTESVLSSLKRVIREQERPGKDALPTEAVGLYLEVAYFSLNWDLKSFREEATDNQRMEETAASLKKHLEDFLFVTFDQVVSECNLPIAYNSFSFICDLFVLYGDQLRESTNLWVRSIMYQPSLNEIELLEGSVLRIILNCSPLEIMKENNFDQLQDMRRLVASYCKLVVFNVFPVMRASKVFQYYEKYNAPFGDIMRSSMELALNNNSINFGMTVLHTCLLPYEKIMKDNNGEILRSFRSTEFSQLISLAKRLAETFNSNLVEKRHGVIALHTAGIMYVLESVHDEPATDAPKNLLFLRVIQEFVPQVLAQDRITLLKMLQPIEQPTLPSCRSEEWQPLKGYLSALNQSSKPTRRRESSVSA; encoded by the exons ATGAGTAATTTATCGACTGAAATGGATTTAAGTGACTCGAAAGTTGCTGAGCAACAGACTAG CTTCCAAAAAGAAGAGCCAAGTGGGGAAAACCCAGAGCCAGCTCCGCCAAAGACATTGCTACAATGTGTTCTGGATAATAATCAGCACCATGAG AAATTGATTAGCCGCTGGGTCATCTTTTATATGGAAACTCCTACAGCCGCATTGCTTGAGCTTATGCAGTTTGTGGTGGAGGCCAGTGGTAGTCACTACCAAATCCCCAAGGACTCTCCCATGCCATTCTCCTACAAGGACATATTAATGGCCAGTACAGCTAAGTTTCAAAGT GTCAGCATGTATTATCCACTGGTTATGAAGAAGGCCAAATCGTTTGCGAGCAATGTGATCGGCTTTTTAGAGGCTTTACTAAAGACACTGGGTGCCACGCCCATTATTCTCGACAACATGTTTTTGGGCGAATTTACGGGCTTTTTAATAGCCTGTTCGGAGTCCACAATTCGTCCCTTTCGACATACCAGCACTTTGATTG GTCTAAAAATTATGACAATTTTAAGCGAACTAAACTCCGTGGAAAGTGGTTCGTTGGGAACACTGTGGATGCGGATGTTTAACTGCCTGTTTTTGGATCGCTGCCAGGATGTGGTGAACGACATAAGGCTGCTTTGCCTCCACGAACTTGGCGAGTGGTTCAGCAGGTATCCAAATTGTCACCTCCATCCGCACCGCCTGCGATTTTTCTTCGAAGCCCTACAGGATTGCTCGGTGGAAGTAAAACAGTGCTGCCTGGAGAACATCTCACAACTTTCCCTCAACGAAGACCTTCGTCCCATGTGCTTGGAATTGGGGGGAGAATTCTCGGAGCAATTACGCACCATTGCCGTGGACAGGGAGAATCCAATGGGAGTGCAATCCTTGCGCATCTTGACCGATTGCTATGAATTCTCTCCAGAAATTCTCAATGACGCCGATTTTCGTATGCTAGAGCAACTAATGCTGGCCTCAAATCGAGGATTAGCTCAGGCAGCAGCGAAGTTGTTCATCATGCGAAGAATGGGAACCGAAGGGGATTGCTTTTCACGAAAGATTCGTCCTCTGCTGGAGTTTTTCGTTGATGAGAGTCAACATGAACATGCTGCCTATCTGGTGGACTCTTTGTTCGAAGATTGTGAAACGGTTCTAAACTGGGAGCCCATGATAGAGATGCTAATACAGGATCAGGACCCAAATCTTACCGAAGTCGAAAGCTCTGCCTTAATTGAAATCCTCTCTAGAGGAGCGAAGCAAGCGATCACAGGGGAGATTCCGCCAGGAAGATATACCGAAGATCTAAAGAGGGATCCCATGCCAGGAGCTCAGGAGAAGGCCACCAGGCTATTGGCACCTGTTTTTCCCGATCTCCTTGAAAAATATGACAAACGTTCTGAAGATTTGGAAAATCTTTTGGAACTGCCGCAGCTTTTTAGTCTAGAGTACTACCAGCAGGATGATAAGCTTGGGGAACTTCACAAATTAATGGATCAGATCGCAACCATTATATTCGTACACATCGAGAACCGCGTGCTTCGTACGGCAGCTCACACGCTGGAGGTTCTCCATGAAATGCCCTCCACAAGGGCGCATATAAAGGAGTTGCTGAACAATGCTGTGACCAATTACAGGATTGCACTGCGCTCTTGGCAGGCTTCGTATGGCATGTCCAACTCCAGCTCCCTTTCCCCATCCTCCTTTTCATCATCGAGCTCCAAAAAAAGTCCACAGAGTCGGGCGCGCCGTCTGCTGACCACCCTACGTTTGGTTTCCGCTCTCTACGGACGTTTCAATCTCAGTGACTGGAAGTTGACGGAGTCCGTGCTGTCCAGTCTAAAGCGAGTGATCAGGGAGCAGGAACGACCGGGAAAAGATGCCCTGCCCACCGAGGCAGTGGGTCTTTATCTAGAGGTTGCCTACTTCAGCTTAAACTGGGACTTGAAGAGTTTCAGGGAGGAGGCTACAGACAATCAGAGAATGGAGGAGACGGCAGCTTCCCTTAAGAAGCACTTGGAAGACTTTCTATTTGTTACCTTCGATCAGGTGGTTAGTGAGTGCAATCTCCCAATCGCATATAAT TCCTTTTCTTTTATATGCGATCTGTTTGTGCTATACGGAGATCAATTGCGAGAAAGTACAAACCTCTGGGTACGTTCCATTATGTACCAGCCGTCTCTAAATGAAATAGAGCTGCTTGAAGGGTCTGTCTTGCGAATTATCTTAAATTGCAGTCCTTTGGAAATTatgaaagaaaataactttgaTCAGCTGCAAGATATGCGACGGCTCGTGGCCAGCTACTGCAAATTGGTAGTTTTCAATGTGTTTCCCGTCATGAGAGCCTCTAAGGTCTTCCAGTATTACGAAAAG TACAATGCACCATTTGGCGATATAATGAGAAGCTCCATGGAACTAGCCCTGAACAATAATTCTATTAATTTTGGCATGACAGTACTTCACACCTGTTTGCTGCCATACGAGAAGATTATGAAGGATAATAACGGAGAAATATTGAGGTCCTTTCGCTCGACAGAGTTCTCCCAACTTATTAGCCTGGCCAAACGATTGGCGGAAACATTCAATTCCAATCTCGTGGAGAAACGCCATGGTGTGATAGCTCTTCACACAGCTGGCATTATGTATGTTCTGGAATCGGTTCATGATGAACCCGCCACGGATGCCCCAAAAAATCTACTCTTTTTGCGTGTCATCCAGGAGTTTGTGCCACAGGTTCTGGCGCAGGACCGTATTACACTGCTGAAAATGCTACAGCCCATTGAGCAGCCGACATTGCCTTCTTGTCGCAGCGAGGAGTGGCAGCCATTGAAAGGATATCTTTCCGCTTTGAATCAGTCTTCAAAGCCAACACGTCGTCGGGAGAGTTCGGTTTCagcttaa